In one window of Opitutus sp. GAS368 DNA:
- a CDS encoding MarR family transcriptional regulator, which produces MKLTDTTRKFILHWGEMGTRWGINRSVAQIHALLYVSPVPLHADEIATTLDIARSNVSGSLRELQGWGLARVTHLLGDRRDHFETTKDVWAMVGIILDGRKRRELDPSVKLLRECVQELDEQKADEAYTEDRLNELLGLVELASAWAERAQKLSPESLRRLLKLGDKIFKLVE; this is translated from the coding sequence ATGAAACTCACTGATACGACCCGTAAGTTCATCCTCCACTGGGGCGAGATGGGCACCCGCTGGGGCATCAACCGCTCCGTCGCCCAGATCCACGCCCTGCTCTACGTCTCGCCGGTGCCGCTGCACGCCGACGAGATCGCCACGACGCTCGATATCGCGCGCTCCAACGTCAGCGGCAGCCTGCGCGAGCTGCAAGGCTGGGGCCTGGCGCGGGTGACGCACCTCCTGGGCGACCGGCGCGACCATTTCGAGACGACCAAGGACGTCTGGGCGATGGTCGGCATCATCCTCGACGGCCGGAAGCGCCGCGAACTCGACCCCTCGGTGAAGCTGCTGCGCGAGTGCGTGCAGGAGCTCGACGAGCAGAAGGCCGACGAGGCCTACACCGAGGACCGGCTCAACGAACTGCTCGGGCTGGTCGAACTGGCCTCCGCTTGGGCGGAGCGTGCGCAGAAACTCTCGCCCGAGTCCCTCCGCCGGCTGCTGAAGCTCGGCGACAAGATCTTCAAGCTGGTGGAATAA
- a CDS encoding superoxide dismutase has product MNAPENPQISRRDALKIIGAGVAVASLGLTKAIAAEAATTAPALDWELPKLSYAYGALEPHIDARTMEIHHTKHHQAYIINAKNLLKDHPDLLARGPEALVRDLASVPEAIRTGIRNNAGGHVNHSFFWKIIAPDTGASTQQLPVAIAAAFGSMDEFKKQFTDAAMKRFGSGWAWLSLKDGKLVVQSTANQDSPLSDGAKPIIGLDVWEHAYYLHYQNVRADYVKAFWNVLNWTQAETNYGAALKA; this is encoded by the coding sequence ATGAATGCCCCTGAGAACCCGCAGATCTCGCGCCGTGACGCGCTGAAAATCATCGGAGCCGGCGTGGCGGTCGCCAGCCTCGGCCTGACCAAGGCCATTGCCGCCGAAGCCGCCACCACCGCTCCCGCCCTCGACTGGGAATTGCCCAAGCTGTCCTACGCCTACGGCGCCCTCGAGCCGCACATCGATGCGCGAACGATGGAAATCCATCACACGAAGCATCACCAGGCCTATATCATCAACGCGAAGAACCTGCTCAAGGACCACCCCGACCTGCTGGCGCGCGGACCCGAGGCCCTGGTGCGTGACCTGGCGAGCGTGCCGGAGGCGATCCGCACCGGCATCCGCAACAACGCCGGCGGCCACGTGAACCACAGTTTCTTCTGGAAGATCATTGCGCCCGATACCGGGGCGTCCACCCAGCAACTGCCCGTCGCCATTGCGGCCGCGTTTGGTTCGATGGATGAGTTCAAGAAACAGTTCACCGATGCCGCCATGAAACGCTTTGGCAGCGGCTGGGCCTGGCTGAGCCTGAAGGATGGCAAGCTCGTGGTGCAGTCCACGGCGAATCAGGACTCGCCGCTCAGCGACGGCGCCAAGCCCATCATCGGCCTCGATGTCTGGGAGCATGCCTACTACCTGCATTACCAGAATGTCCGCGCCGACTACGTGAAGGCCTTCTGGAACGTGCTCAACTGGACCCAGGCCGAGACCAACTACGGCGCGGCGCTGAAGGCTTGA
- a CDS encoding (2Fe-2S) ferredoxin domain-containing protein yields the protein MTKNPKSFDEIGLPAARRHLFLCVGPDCCTPEQGLATWEHLKGALKEHKIPTLRTKAACLQMCQDGPWLVVYPDGVWYASVTPERFDRIRREHLEGGVPVQEWVRAVHPLVP from the coding sequence GTGACTAAGAATCCCAAATCCTTCGATGAGATCGGCCTGCCTGCGGCCCGGCGTCACCTGTTCCTGTGTGTCGGTCCGGACTGCTGCACGCCGGAGCAGGGGCTGGCGACTTGGGAGCATCTGAAGGGCGCGCTCAAGGAGCACAAGATCCCCACGTTGCGCACCAAGGCCGCGTGCCTGCAAATGTGCCAGGACGGCCCGTGGCTGGTCGTCTATCCCGACGGCGTCTGGTATGCGTCGGTCACGCCCGAGCGCTTCGACCGGATCCGGCGCGAACACCTCGAGGGTGGCGTGCCGGTGCAGGAGTGGGTGCGGGCAGTCCATCCGCTTGTCCCATAA
- a CDS encoding Fur family transcriptional regulator, with protein MISATQSNHPLAAVAASPAPADSALDDARTRIRQARMRITKPRLAIIESMQRHEGPVSIERIHHEMGTAVCDLVTVYRCLAAFEQLGMVRRSYLHNGTCLYELTLRTTRHYHIICKACGSTDRVDYFPVEGIERLLHERGYADVSHVVEFFGVCPACQSAVSTRNVAPAIPGDRV; from the coding sequence ATGATTTCCGCGACCCAGTCGAACCACCCCCTGGCCGCTGTCGCCGCCAGCCCCGCTCCCGCAGATTCGGCCTTGGATGATGCTCGCACCCGCATCCGCCAGGCCCGGATGCGCATCACCAAACCCCGCCTCGCGATCATCGAGTCGATGCAACGTCATGAGGGACCGGTCAGCATCGAGCGCATTCACCACGAAATGGGCACCGCGGTGTGCGACCTCGTCACCGTCTACCGCTGCCTGGCCGCCTTCGAGCAGCTCGGCATGGTCCGCCGCAGCTACCTGCACAATGGCACCTGCCTCTACGAGCTCACCCTGCGCACAACGCGCCACTATCATATCATTTGCAAGGCCTGCGGCTCGACCGATCGCGTGGACTACTTTCCCGTGGAGGGCATCGAGCGCCTGCTGCATGAGCGCGGCTATGCGGACGTCAGCCACGTCGTCGAGTTCTTCGGCGTCTGTCCGGCCTGCCAATCGGCGGTCTCGACCCGCAACGTTGCGCCGGCCATTCCCGGCGATCGCGTCTGA